The Silurus meridionalis isolate SWU-2019-XX chromosome 16, ASM1480568v1, whole genome shotgun sequence genome has a segment encoding these proteins:
- the zgc:194242 gene encoding demethylrebeccamycin-D-glucose O-methyltransferase: MLSRKLGQQLGRPTQSISGWLISKFLKKHNQILEENAVKLCDIQPNETVLELGHGPGLGLQVAVQLLTGPEGKLLGVDYSKYMHNMATERIQEHIASGKVTLYCCDVAAMPLEDSSVDKVFHCNCYYFWPDLKAAASEIHRAMKPGGLMVATLRLDRIARFASKKVFPDENWRPEAYMEALQSCGFADVRMEERTDKFIAFQAIYGTATK, translated from the exons ATGCTATCCAGAAAACTGGGCCAACAGCTGGGCCGACCCACTCAATCCATCTCTGGGTGGCTGATTAGCAAGTTCCTTAAGAAGCATAACCAGATCCTGGAGGAGAATGCAGTGAAGTTGTGTGACATCCAGCCTAATGAGACCGTGTTGGAGCTTGGGCATGGGCCAGGCCTGGGTTTGCAGGTAGCAGTCCAGCTTCTTACAGGACCTGAGGGAAAGCTGCTTGGGGTGGATTACTCCAAGTACATGCACAACATGGCCACAGAGAGGATACAGGAGCACATAGCCAGTGGGAAAGTGACTCTGTACTGCTGTGATGTTGCAGCAATGCCTTTAGAAGACAGCAGTGTGGACAAAGTGTTCCACTGCAATTGCTACTACTTCTGGCCTGACCTGAAGGCAGCTGCCTCGGAGATACATCGAGCGATGAAACCAG GTGGGCTCATGGTGGCGACCCTCAGACTGGATCGTATTGCTAGATTTGCGTCTAAGAAAGTGTTTCCGGATGAGAACTGGCGACCCGAAGCCTACATGGAAGCGCTGCAGTCCTGTGGTTTTGCAGATGTCAGAATGGAGGAAAGAACAGACAAGTTCATAGCATTTCAAGCAATTTATGGCACTGctacaaaataa